Proteins co-encoded in one Kutzneria chonburiensis genomic window:
- a CDS encoding MFS transporter: MVADGHAVRRMLADPGFRRLLFCRLASQWADGLFQAGLAGAVLFNPERQADPLAIAGGFAVILVPYSVVGPFAGALLDRWDRRRLLIVANFLRVILVVLAAAADGFGLSNGPLYAAALLVMGTSRFIGAGLSAALPHVVEPRDLVTGNSMVATLASAAAAIGGATAFGLRNVLGAGNVGSAQVTAVAIVGALVSALFAAQFAAGVLGPDEVDEPSEAFVAVAKGMIDGGRAALRVPSVAAGFIALAAHRIAYGASLLVIVLLMKYTLHSHGMLRAGAGGLTEAVAAGAAGLVLAGFFTPGLVRRFGRPTVVSAGLVVAFIGLTAFGLPMTVPSLLAAAFVVTFCGQTVKLNVDAAIQRDVADQSRGRVFAVSDTVFNAAMVVGVAVVATIVPTNGQSPGVVIGTAAVYLIGLLGYVLVLRAHPNSPR; the protein is encoded by the coding sequence GGGGTTCCGGCGGCTGCTGTTCTGCCGGCTCGCCTCGCAGTGGGCCGACGGCCTTTTCCAGGCCGGGTTGGCCGGCGCGGTGCTGTTCAACCCCGAGCGCCAGGCCGATCCGCTGGCCATCGCCGGCGGTTTCGCGGTGATCCTGGTGCCGTACTCGGTGGTCGGCCCGTTCGCCGGCGCGCTGCTGGACCGGTGGGACCGGCGGCGGCTGCTGATCGTGGCGAACTTCCTTCGGGTGATTCTGGTCGTGCTGGCCGCCGCCGCGGACGGTTTCGGCTTGAGCAACGGCCCGCTGTACGCCGCCGCGCTGCTGGTGATGGGCACGAGCCGGTTCATCGGCGCGGGTCTGTCGGCGGCGCTGCCGCACGTGGTCGAGCCACGGGATCTGGTCACCGGTAACTCGATGGTGGCCACATTGGCTTCCGCGGCGGCGGCGATCGGCGGCGCGACGGCGTTCGGGCTGCGCAACGTGCTCGGCGCCGGCAACGTCGGTTCCGCCCAGGTGACGGCCGTGGCGATCGTCGGCGCGCTGGTGTCGGCGCTGTTCGCGGCCCAGTTTGCCGCCGGTGTGCTTGGTCCGGACGAGGTGGACGAGCCGAGCGAGGCGTTCGTCGCGGTGGCCAAGGGCATGATCGACGGCGGCCGAGCCGCACTCCGTGTGCCGAGCGTCGCCGCCGGCTTCATCGCGCTGGCCGCGCACCGCATCGCCTACGGCGCGTCCCTGCTGGTCATCGTGCTGTTGATGAAGTACACGCTGCACAGTCACGGGATGCTCCGCGCCGGCGCGGGCGGGCTGACCGAAGCCGTCGCCGCCGGTGCCGCCGGGCTGGTTCTGGCCGGCTTCTTCACACCGGGACTGGTCCGCCGATTCGGCCGGCCAACGGTGGTCAGCGCCGGGTTGGTCGTTGCCTTCATCGGTCTGACGGCGTTCGGTCTGCCGATGACCGTGCCGTCACTGCTGGCCGCGGCGTTCGTCGTCACGTTCTGCGGGCAGACCGTGAAGCTGAACGTGGACGCGGCCATCCAGCGCGACGTGGCCGACCAGTCTCGCGGCCGGGTGTTCGCGGTGTCCGACACGGTGTTCAACGCGGCCATGGTGGTCGGCGTGGCCGTGGTCGCCACGATCGTGCCGACCAACGGCCAGTCGCCGGGCGTGGTGATCGGCACCGCCGCGGTGTACCTGATCGGCCTGCTCGGCTACGTCCTGGTGCTCCGCGCCCACCCCAACAGCCCGCGTTGA
- a CDS encoding NUDIX hydrolase: MSPSTGRSGGTKPGRRNRRRGRRLRTVDETSAGGLVLDEAHAAAAIIGRLDRRGRLLWSLPKGHIEAGETAEQTAIREVSEETGIDSKVLRTLGTIDYWFVAEDRRVHKTVHHFLLEAVGGELSDEDVEVTEVAWVPLGELDDLLAYADERRLVRLALDLLSDGSAAGERSGAESA, from the coding sequence ATGTCCCCGTCGACCGGTCGTTCCGGCGGAACCAAGCCGGGGCGCCGCAACCGGCGCCGGGGCCGACGGCTGCGGACCGTCGACGAGACCTCGGCCGGCGGCCTGGTGCTCGACGAGGCGCACGCCGCCGCTGCGATCATTGGCCGGCTGGACCGACGGGGCCGGCTGCTGTGGTCGCTGCCCAAGGGACACATCGAGGCCGGTGAGACCGCCGAGCAGACCGCCATCCGGGAGGTCAGCGAGGAGACCGGCATCGACAGCAAGGTCCTGCGCACCCTCGGCACGATCGACTACTGGTTCGTGGCCGAGGACCGCCGGGTGCACAAGACGGTCCACCACTTCCTGCTCGAAGCGGTGGGCGGAGAACTATCGGACGAGGACGTGGAGGTCACCGAGGTGGCATGGGTGCCGCTGGGCGAGCTGGACGACTTGCTCGCCTACGCCGACGAGCGCCGCCTGGTGCGGCTGGCGCTCGACCTGCTCTCCGACGGGTCAGCCGCCGGCGAGCGTTCCGGGGCGGAGTCGGCGTGA
- a CDS encoding CCA tRNA nucleotidyltransferase: MPGSKSPALSDSVRENAVVELLRLAPVTEELAARFAEAGHRLYLVGGPVRDAMLGRPGNDLDFTTDARPQQVLSLVRSWADAVWETGIAYGTVGLAKDGHQLEVTTFRADSYDRVSRNPEVTFGDSIEADLLRRDFTVNAMAVELSERRFVDPYGGTQALADKVLDTPATPQESFADDPLRMLRAARFVSQLGFTPAPRVVEAMTSMAGEITRITVERVQTELSKLLCGAYPNLGIELLVTTGLAAHVLPELPAMRLEIDEHHQHKDVYQHSLVVLDQAIAQEEDGPDLILRLAALLHDIGKPATRRFEEGGGVSFHHHEVVGAKMVRKRLRELKYSKEIITDVSQLVFLHLRFHGYGKGEWTDSAVRRYVTDAGPLLSRLHKLVRADCTTRNKRKAQLLQRTYDELEERIARIAAEEDLARVRPDLDGNEIMRLLNVPPGPIVGKAWTFLKDLRLDRGPLEHDEAVAELFAWAREQGVDVPE, encoded by the coding sequence GTGCCCGGTTCGAAATCCCCCGCCCTGTCCGACTCCGTGCGTGAGAATGCCGTGGTGGAACTGCTGCGTCTCGCCCCGGTGACCGAGGAGCTGGCCGCCCGCTTCGCCGAGGCCGGTCACCGGCTGTACCTGGTCGGCGGCCCGGTGCGGGACGCGATGCTCGGCCGGCCGGGCAACGACCTCGACTTCACCACCGACGCCCGCCCGCAGCAGGTGCTGTCACTGGTCCGGTCCTGGGCCGACGCGGTCTGGGAGACCGGCATCGCCTACGGCACCGTCGGCCTGGCCAAGGACGGCCACCAGCTGGAGGTCACCACCTTCCGGGCCGACAGCTACGACCGGGTCAGCCGCAACCCCGAGGTGACGTTCGGCGACTCCATCGAGGCCGATCTGCTGCGCCGCGACTTCACCGTCAACGCGATGGCGGTCGAGCTCAGCGAACGGCGCTTCGTCGACCCGTACGGCGGCACGCAGGCGCTGGCCGACAAGGTGCTGGACACGCCGGCCACCCCGCAGGAGTCCTTCGCCGACGACCCGCTGCGCATGCTGCGGGCCGCCCGCTTCGTCAGCCAGCTGGGTTTCACGCCGGCGCCGCGTGTGGTCGAGGCCATGACGTCGATGGCCGGCGAGATCACCCGTATCACCGTGGAGCGGGTGCAGACCGAGCTGTCCAAGCTGCTCTGCGGGGCGTACCCGAACCTGGGCATCGAGCTGCTGGTGACCACGGGGTTGGCCGCGCACGTGCTGCCGGAGCTGCCGGCGATGCGGCTGGAGATCGACGAGCACCACCAGCACAAGGACGTCTACCAGCACTCGCTGGTCGTGCTGGACCAGGCGATCGCCCAGGAGGAGGACGGGCCGGACCTGATCCTGCGGCTGGCCGCCCTGCTGCACGACATCGGCAAGCCGGCGACCCGGCGGTTCGAGGAGGGCGGCGGCGTCAGCTTCCACCACCACGAGGTGGTCGGCGCGAAGATGGTGCGCAAGCGGTTGCGGGAGCTGAAGTACAGCAAGGAGATCATCACCGACGTCTCCCAGCTGGTGTTCCTGCACCTGCGCTTCCACGGCTACGGCAAGGGCGAGTGGACCGACTCGGCGGTCCGCCGCTACGTCACCGACGCCGGCCCGCTGCTGTCCCGGTTGCACAAGCTGGTGCGGGCCGACTGCACGACCCGCAACAAGCGCAAGGCCCAGCTGCTCCAGCGGACCTACGACGAGCTGGAAGAGCGGATCGCCCGCATCGCCGCCGAGGAGGACCTCGCCCGGGTGCGGCCGGATCTGGACGGCAACGAGATCATGCGGCTGCTGAACGTGCCGCCGGGTCCGATCGTCGGCAAGGCCTGGACGTTCCTCAAGGACCTGCGGCTGGACCGCGGGCCACTCGAGCACGACGAGGCGGTGGCCGAGCTGTTCGCCTGGGCCCGGGAGCAGGGCGTCGACGTCCCGGAGTGA
- a CDS encoding DUF6049 family protein has product MRKLLAAVAAAGIATLTLAPSNATAQESDQQNRIKIDITQVTPEPVTSSQPDAITVSGTLTNVGDRRVSNAEVRLERGDRLDENGLRTALSKPKAGVKFSNFQPAAPSLTPGQSVSFTINVTLHGRSANSLEVDTPGVYPLLVNVNGVPDFGGLAKIGQATTVLPVLSLPGGEAMGKPNTPAKVSVLWPLSDRPHLVTADTAGNAVLTDDDLAGELAAGGRLDGLLAAYEQAPFGLTQAICLAVDPDLVTTVQSMAAGYRVQTPGGPVAGKGQAAAHAWLDRLKQDVPGRCVFALPGADADLNALARAGATSLVQYALADNVLKQALGIAALTGMTWPIDGQLDPKTLAAFTDNSQQTLDSDLLKGAKVSTVLLSAATVPGTDPTQLGDKGPRVIRLDDLVTAALANGPAAALSAMLLHTSSAAPIVVAPPHQWAASKADASSLLNGVSTMVDQQYLTPAGLPTLASGPTPTAKVAPGYSAQGAELSEFATHNVAEATSHAWDLYNSMQQETTSTFTPEQQMSPTFDALLRASSGAWRGNDAGAATALSVPAGMLSDIVGHVRIEQPRSPITLASEDSPLPVRLVNDLRVRVKVAVKLQPLSGVSAAPTYQWISAGLPRDVLLNSSVARSGRFTVTASLSTTSGETVLGGPARIELSSTAFGTVNLVITGIAAAALFGLSGRRIYRRITASRKRKAQPPAEATAEVTEPAHAPVHEKLTAGVPGDERSSES; this is encoded by the coding sequence GTGAGGAAGCTGCTGGCCGCGGTGGCGGCCGCCGGCATCGCGACGCTGACGCTGGCCCCGTCGAATGCCACCGCACAGGAGTCCGACCAGCAGAACCGCATCAAGATCGATATCACCCAGGTGACACCCGAGCCGGTGACATCGAGCCAGCCGGACGCGATCACGGTCAGCGGCACGCTGACCAACGTCGGCGACCGCCGGGTGTCCAATGCCGAGGTGCGCCTCGAGCGCGGGGACCGGTTGGACGAGAACGGGCTGCGCACCGCCCTGTCCAAGCCCAAGGCTGGTGTGAAGTTCAGCAACTTCCAGCCCGCCGCCCCGTCGCTGACGCCCGGCCAGTCGGTGAGCTTCACCATCAACGTGACCCTGCACGGCCGCAGCGCCAACAGCCTCGAGGTCGACACGCCCGGCGTGTACCCGCTGCTGGTCAACGTGAACGGCGTGCCGGACTTCGGCGGGCTGGCCAAGATCGGCCAGGCCACCACCGTACTGCCGGTGCTGTCGCTGCCCGGCGGCGAGGCCATGGGCAAGCCGAACACGCCGGCCAAGGTCAGCGTGCTGTGGCCGCTGTCCGACCGGCCTCACCTGGTCACCGCCGACACCGCCGGCAACGCCGTGCTGACCGACGACGACCTGGCCGGTGAGCTGGCCGCGGGCGGTCGGCTGGACGGGCTGCTGGCCGCGTACGAGCAGGCCCCGTTCGGGCTGACCCAGGCCATCTGCCTGGCCGTCGACCCCGACCTGGTCACGACCGTGCAGTCGATGGCCGCCGGCTACCGCGTGCAGACGCCGGGCGGCCCGGTCGCCGGCAAGGGGCAGGCCGCCGCCCACGCCTGGCTGGACCGCCTCAAGCAGGACGTGCCGGGCCGGTGCGTGTTCGCGCTGCCCGGGGCCGACGCCGACCTGAACGCGCTGGCCCGCGCCGGCGCGACCTCGCTCGTGCAGTACGCGCTGGCCGACAACGTGCTGAAGCAGGCGCTGGGCATTGCCGCGCTGACCGGCATGACCTGGCCGATCGACGGCCAGCTGGACCCGAAGACGCTGGCCGCGTTCACCGATAATTCGCAGCAGACGCTGGACAGCGACCTGCTCAAGGGGGCCAAGGTCAGCACCGTGCTGCTGTCCGCGGCGACCGTGCCGGGCACCGATCCGACGCAGCTCGGCGACAAGGGCCCCCGGGTCATTCGCCTCGACGACCTGGTCACGGCCGCACTGGCCAACGGCCCGGCGGCCGCGCTGTCGGCGATGCTGCTGCACACCAGCTCGGCGGCGCCGATCGTCGTCGCCCCGCCGCACCAGTGGGCCGCGTCCAAGGCGGACGCGTCGTCGCTGCTCAACGGCGTGTCGACCATGGTCGACCAGCAGTACCTGACGCCAGCCGGGCTGCCCACGCTGGCGTCCGGCCCGACGCCGACGGCCAAGGTGGCTCCCGGCTACTCGGCCCAGGGCGCGGAGCTGTCCGAGTTCGCCACGCACAACGTGGCCGAGGCGACCTCTCACGCGTGGGATCTCTACAACTCCATGCAGCAGGAGACGACCTCGACCTTCACGCCCGAGCAGCAGATGTCGCCCACCTTCGACGCCCTGCTGCGGGCCTCCTCCGGCGCCTGGCGCGGCAACGACGCCGGTGCCGCGACGGCGCTGTCGGTGCCGGCCGGCATGTTGAGCGACATCGTGGGCCACGTCCGCATCGAGCAGCCACGCAGCCCGATCACGCTGGCTTCCGAGGACAGCCCGCTGCCGGTACGCCTGGTCAACGACCTGCGGGTCCGGGTCAAGGTGGCGGTGAAGCTGCAACCGCTGAGCGGGGTCAGCGCCGCGCCGACCTACCAGTGGATCTCCGCCGGCCTGCCCCGTGACGTGCTGCTCAACTCGTCGGTGGCGCGCAGCGGCCGGTTCACCGTGACCGCGTCGCTGTCCACCACCTCGGGCGAGACCGTGCTGGGCGGCCCGGCGCGCATCGAGCTGTCGTCGACCGCGTTCGGCACGGTCAACCTGGTGATCACCGGCATCGCCGCCGCGGCGTTGTTCGGCCTGTCCGGACGCCGTATCTACCGCCGGATCACCGCGTCCCGCAAGCGCAAGGCGCAACCGCCGGCCGAGGCCACCGCCGAGGTCACCGAGCCGGCCCACGCGCCCGTGCACGAGAAGCTGACCGCCGGCGTGCCCGGCGACGAGAGGTCGAGCGAGAGTTGA